In a genomic window of Parambassis ranga chromosome 24, fParRan2.1, whole genome shotgun sequence:
- the chgb gene encoding secretogranin-1, which yields MRLICVVAAVAALLAENLALPVEKDGQTALIKRCLVEVLSKALKPDAQLDQECKDIVQAGVKRDGAVTHEEAVKGQQPEVKAADVKDIEALLKSVEAKRETPEDERSQESWSLGDEKEKRYQEEEQREKRSSWRPGRYHQTKHKRGEEEEDNERSQESWGIEKKRSDDEEEEEEEEREKRNWRPGRHYQRKHKRDEEPLGDEKEEPEEERSQESWDVAKRNGNEVEEERSKRIWKPTHRYHHKKKLHKRGNELSDGEEDEERSQESWGLDDDRDKRDWRAGRYHQRRHKRDEELSEEVGEEPEEERSQEYWDFDTGREKRDWRAGRYHQRRHKRDEELSEEARDEPDEERSQESWDVDTGREKREWRAGRHHQRRHKRDEELSEEARDEPGEERSQESWDVDTGREKREWRAGRHHQRRHKRDEELSEEARDEPDEDRSQESWDFDTGRDKRDWRPGRYHQRRQKRDEELAEEEREEPEGDRSQEDWGFDKRHGREEGEVEKRIWKPTHRYHHKKKYHKRSGGSSEEEEEQRGDSEDYEEEAKDRDEALRYLAEKRNPWIYRGYYHPAWYKRDSDEHSTKMDELAKLLSYKINQLANHSTQDEATRNTHQRALTPQEEKELENLAAMDMELQKIASKLHGNTA from the exons ATGAGACTTATTTGTGTTGTTGCCGCGGTTGCGGCGTTGCTGGCAG AGAATCTGGCGCTTCCAGTGGAGAAAGACGGACAGACAGCCCTG ATAAAGCGGTGTTTGGTTGAGGTCCTGTCAAAAGCTCTCAAACCGGACGCCCAGTTGGATCAGGAATGCAAAGATATTGTACAAGCAG GAGTTAAACGTGATGGGGCAGTCACACATGAAGAGgcggtcaaaggtcagcagccTGAGGTAAAAGCAGCAGATGTGAAGGACATCGAGGCGCTCCTGAAATCAGTAGAGGCCAAAAGGGAAACACCTGAGGATGAACGCAGCCAAGAATCCTGGAGTCTGGGTgatgagaaagagaagaggtaccaagaagaagaacagcGGGAGAAGAGAAGCAGCTGGAGGCCTGGAAGATACCACCAAACCAAACACAAgcgaggtgaggaggaggaagacaacgAGCGCAGTCAGGAGAGTTGGggaatagaaaaaaagagatcagatgatgaagaagaagaagaagaagaagagagagagaagaggaactGGAGACCTGGAAGACACTACCAAAGAAAGCACAAACGCGACGAGGAACCTTTAGGAGACGAGAAGGAGGAGCCAGAAGAGGAACGTAGCCAGGAGAGCTGGGATGTGGCCAAAAGGAACGGAAACGAGGTTGAAGAAGAGAGATCCAAGCGCATATGGAAACCCACACATCGCTATCACCACAAGAAAAAGCTCCACAAACGTGGCAACGAGCTGTCAGatggtgaggaagatgaagaacgCAGTCAGGAATCCTGGGGACTGGACGATGATAGAGATAAGAGGGACTGGAGAGCAGGGAGGTACCACCAGAGGAGACACAAACGTGATGAGGAGCTTTCAGAGGAGGTCGGGGAAGAGCCAGAAGAAGAGCGCAGCCAGGAGTATTGGGATTTTGAtacaggaagagagaaaagagactgGAGGGCTGGCAGGTACCACCAGAGGAGACACAAGCGGGATGAAGAGCTTTCTGAGGAGGCAAGGGATGAGCCGGACGAAGAACGCAGCCAGGAGTCCTGGGATGTTGATACAGGtagagagaagagagagtggAGAGCTGGCAGGCACCACCAGAGGAGACACAAACGCGATGAGGAGCTCTCTGAGGAGGCCAGGGACGAGCCAGGCGAAGAACGCAGCCAGGAGTCCTGGGATGTTGATACAGGtagagagaagagagagtggAGAGCTGGCAGGCACCACCAGAGGAGACACAAACGTGATGAGGAGCTCTCTGAGGAGGCCAGGGACGAGCCGGATGAGGATCGCAGCCAGGAGTCCTGGGATTTTGATACTGGAAGGGACAAGAGAGACTGGAGACCCGGCAGGTACCACCAGAGGAGACAAAAACGTGACGAGGaactggcagaggaggagagagaggagccagAAGGGGATCGTAGCCAAGAGGACTGGGGTTTCGACAAAAGGCACGgaagagaagagggagaagtGGAAAAGCGCATATGGAAACCGACACACCGGTACCACCATAAAAAGAAATACCACAAGCGTAGCGGAGGATCttcagaagaggaggaggaacagaggggTGATTCAGAAGACTACGAAGAGGAGGCAAAAGACAGAGATGAAGCTCTGAG GTATCTGGCTGAGAAGCGTAATCCCTGGATTTACAGAGGCTACTACCACCCAGCCTGGTACAAAAGAGACTCAGATGAACACTCAACCAAG atgGATGAACTGGCCAAGTTGCTGAGCTATAAGATTAACCAGCTGGCTAACCACTCCACTCAAGATGAGGCTACGAGGAACACACACCAGAGAGCACTTACACCACAGGag gagaaAGAGCTGGAAAACCTGGCAGCAATGGACATGGAGCTGCAGAAGATTGCATCCAAATTGCATGGCAACACTGCATAA